The Chrysemys picta bellii isolate R12L10 chromosome 5, ASM1138683v2, whole genome shotgun sequence genome includes a window with the following:
- the CYTL1 gene encoding cytokine-like protein 1, whose amino-acid sequence MKMLLSLVVLLSIFLLISSAPPTCYSRILSLSKEIMASFKNLQNTEPVDPCVEMLPKLYLDIHNYCVLTKLRNFVAYPACQRVPQVSALKEKIRSLYTIMISFCRRDLVFLTDDCDALEIPIRSPTDPSVIQS is encoded by the exons ATGAAGATGCTGCTGAGTTTGGTTGTTCTGCTCTCTATTTTTCTGTTGATTAGTTCAGCTCCTCCAACCTGCTACTCAAGGATTCTGTCTTTGAGCAAAGAAATCATGGCATCATTTAAGAATTTACAGAACACTGAACCTGTG GACCCCTGTGTGGAGATGCTGCCAAAGCTCTACTTGGACATACAT AATTATTGTGTGTTGACAAAACTCCGTAACTTTGTGGCATACCCCGCATGCCAAAGAGTGCCGCAAGTGAGTGCTCTGAAGGAAAAGATCCGGAGCCTGTACACCATTATGATCTCCTTCTGCAGGAGG GACTTAGTGTTCCTTACTGACGATTGTGATGCTTTGGAAATCCCTATCCGGTCTCCTACTGATCCCTCTGTCATTCAGAGCTAA